A single Solidesulfovibrio sp. DNA region contains:
- a CDS encoding helix-turn-helix transcriptional regulator codes for MAIIVNLDVMLARRKMASKDLAEAVGITAQNLSILKTGKAKAIRFSTLEAICRMLDCQPGDILEYSPGEP; via the coding sequence ATGGCAATCATCGTCAACCTGGACGTCATGCTGGCCCGGCGCAAGATGGCTTCCAAGGACCTGGCCGAAGCCGTGGGCATCACCGCCCAGAACCTCTCCATCTTAAAGACCGGCAAGGCCAAGGCCATCCGCTTCTCCACCCTGGAAGCCATCTGCCGGATGCTCGACTGCCAGCCCGGCGATATCCTGGAATACAGTCCCGGCGAACCCTAA